Proteins from a genomic interval of Halococcus saccharolyticus DSM 5350:
- a CDS encoding sulfatase: MSTRSVVLITVDSLRSDHVGFLSDTVENTPQMDALANDAALATDATAPSSHTRASVPALLTSQYSHRYFANFFHDIEAPTLSTYLSEAGYNTAAFHSNPLISRHFGYDEGFDEFYDGLRFVESTQLPETVTSMYSKLLRLLSRFPYEPAESVTKRARKWLSEAQEPFFLWVHYMDPHGPYALNRQLGYLDKYRSERLWQKAVTSPDEVSDAERDRLRAAYRDEVGHTDKYLGKLIEAVDGMNETILALTGDHGEEFYEHGQYSHPAELYETTTNVPLIVDVPGSDGTDTPTTPLSGLDIVPTILDALDIEPRTGLAGESLIPTLSGRRLDREQVIAETNRGQTAVFGVRTQRWKYIVAEEGKELYDLSVDPGEQNDLSGTEPAIESRLEEHLASHVDSHDVEGGDKLATVAEEMDTEVRDRLNDLGYL; the protein is encoded by the coding sequence ATGAGTACTCGGAGCGTGGTGCTGATTACTGTCGACTCGTTGCGATCCGACCATGTTGGTTTCCTCTCCGATACAGTTGAAAACACGCCACAAATGGACGCACTGGCTAACGATGCAGCCCTCGCTACCGACGCCACAGCACCGAGTTCGCACACGCGTGCCTCCGTTCCTGCACTGCTAACGTCTCAGTATTCACATCGTTACTTTGCCAACTTTTTCCACGACATCGAAGCACCGACACTATCGACGTATCTTTCCGAGGCGGGGTACAACACGGCCGCCTTCCATTCAAATCCACTGATTTCACGCCATTTCGGCTATGACGAAGGGTTCGACGAGTTCTACGATGGGCTCCGGTTCGTCGAATCGACGCAGCTGCCCGAGACGGTCACTAGTATGTACTCGAAGTTGCTTCGACTGCTGAGCCGATTCCCTTACGAACCGGCAGAAAGTGTCACGAAGCGGGCCCGAAAGTGGCTTTCAGAGGCCCAGGAGCCGTTTTTCTTATGGGTGCACTATATGGATCCGCACGGCCCGTACGCACTCAACAGGCAGTTAGGATACCTCGATAAGTATCGCTCCGAGCGTCTCTGGCAGAAAGCAGTGACGTCTCCCGATGAAGTGAGTGATGCCGAGCGAGATCGGCTTAGAGCTGCATACCGGGACGAGGTCGGTCACACGGACAAGTATCTCGGAAAACTCATCGAGGCCGTTGACGGGATGAATGAGACGATATTGGCCTTGACCGGCGACCACGGCGAGGAATTCTACGAACATGGTCAGTACTCTCACCCTGCAGAGTTGTACGAAACCACAACGAACGTGCCACTAATTGTTGACGTTCCCGGTAGTGATGGAACCGATACCCCGACAACACCGTTGAGCGGTCTGGATATCGTACCAACCATACTCGATGCGCTCGACATTGAGCCACGAACGGGATTGGCGGGCGAGAGTCTTATACCTACACTATCGGGTAGACGGTTGGACCGCGAGCAAGTGATAGCGGAGACGAACCGAGGACAAACCGCTGTATTCGGGGTTCGAACGCAGCGATGGAAGTATATCGTCGCCGAGGAAGGGAAAGAACTGTACGACCTCTCCGTCGATCCCGGCGAGCAGAACGATCTCTCCGGGACTGAGCCAGCGATCGAGTCACGGCTGGAAGAGCACCTCGCCTCGCATGTGGATTCTCACGATGTCGAGGGGGGTGACAAGCTAGCGACGGTTGCGGAAGAGATGGATACCGAGGTTCGTGATCGACTCAACGACCTCGGTTATTTGTGA
- a CDS encoding lipopolysaccharide biosynthesis protein, with translation MKQSREGKLEDIFQKFTQDFGLYSVAQIVPSLLGVVALMLFTRVFPPVAYGRYALAMTFVGLLSTLGFGWIQQSISRFEPQLDDSELVENVLSVFLVAGLVVVIGTVAGYLLFDQFLGDYQEFYFAAAALVLGQGTFRTLNVLFRIRLQSNSFTKYKLLLGVMKLVFAVVLAVFVLDSIVGWMWGHALTLFLISILMARESGVLKFSPHMQSELLTRFARYGFPMIGWLLGMTLLQFADRVLIEFFRGTSSLGVYAPNYSLVQRGLFLALTPIGQAAQPLMMNTWDGENTGKIRDLMTDFTRYFFIIGIPATIFAAVMSWPLSTLLLAEQYQEGYLVIVIVAPGMFLWNAALLGHTGFEIKERTEVMVLGVSGAVILNLVLNVLLIKTYGYLGAAVATSISFASYAIFAYIASRWSIRWQLPTRTIRNTIVGGIAMAAPSVMLYISDTYTLVRAFTTAGLGIVLYVSVLYVLNEFRTEEVSTIIEQIWEQ, from the coding sequence ATGAAGCAGTCGAGAGAGGGGAAATTAGAGGATATATTTCAGAAGTTTACCCAAGACTTCGGGCTGTACTCGGTAGCACAGATCGTTCCCTCGCTGTTGGGAGTGGTTGCCTTGATGTTATTCACTCGTGTGTTTCCACCGGTGGCCTACGGCCGATACGCGCTCGCGATGACGTTCGTCGGACTGCTTAGCACACTTGGATTCGGCTGGATCCAGCAGTCGATCTCCCGTTTCGAACCGCAGCTCGACGACAGCGAACTGGTCGAAAACGTCCTCTCGGTGTTCCTTGTCGCTGGCTTGGTCGTCGTGATCGGTACGGTCGCCGGATATCTGCTCTTCGATCAGTTTCTAGGTGATTACCAGGAATTTTATTTCGCAGCGGCGGCGCTTGTGTTAGGTCAGGGTACGTTCCGGACGCTCAACGTACTGTTTCGGATTCGACTCCAGTCCAACTCGTTCACAAAATACAAACTGTTGCTTGGGGTGATGAAACTCGTGTTTGCTGTTGTCCTCGCAGTGTTCGTGTTAGATAGCATCGTCGGCTGGATGTGGGGGCACGCACTCACCTTGTTTCTCATTTCCATTCTCATGGCGCGTGAATCTGGGGTTTTGAAATTTTCCCCACATATGCAATCGGAATTGCTGACTCGTTTTGCCCGGTATGGGTTTCCGATGATCGGGTGGTTGCTCGGTATGACACTACTCCAGTTCGCCGACAGAGTACTCATCGAGTTTTTCCGTGGGACCAGTTCTCTTGGTGTATATGCACCAAACTATTCCCTCGTCCAGCGTGGGTTGTTCCTTGCGCTCACACCGATCGGGCAGGCAGCCCAGCCGCTGATGATGAACACATGGGACGGCGAGAATACTGGGAAAATCCGCGATCTTATGACGGATTTCACGCGATATTTCTTCATTATTGGAATCCCCGCAACTATCTTCGCCGCAGTAATGAGTTGGCCGCTAAGCACGCTTCTCTTGGCAGAACAGTACCAAGAAGGATATCTTGTCATCGTCATTGTGGCTCCCGGGATGTTCCTCTGGAATGCAGCCCTACTCGGACACACTGGATTCGAAATAAAAGAACGGACTGAAGTTATGGTCCTGGGTGTCAGCGGTGCGGTGATATTAAACCTCGTACTCAACGTTCTTCTCATCAAGACATATGGCTATCTTGGCGCGGCGGTCGCAACGTCAATTAGCTTTGCTTCATACGCCATCTTCGCCTATATCGCCTCAAGATGGTCCATCCGTTGGCAACTTCCGACCCGCACGATCCGGAACACAATCGTCGGTGGTATCGCTATGGCCGCTCCCTCTGTGATGCTCTATATTTCAGACACATACACTCTTGTGCGAGCTTTCACTACAGCCGGGCTCGGCATCGTTCTCTATGTCTCCGTACTGTACGTCCTAAACGAGTTCCGAACAGAGGAAGTATCCACTATCATTGAGCAGATATGGGAGCAATAG